One window of the uncultured Bacteroides sp. genome contains the following:
- a CDS encoding N-acetyltransferase — protein MKMEVKIEQTSLKDYSITENITREAFWNLYNPGCSEHFILHLLRESASYIKELDCIAIVDKKIVGHIISTKAKVIDTQGVNQEVLCIGPFAVLPEFQKHGIGSKLMNYSITTAKKLGYKGMILFGNPDYYHRFGFINAEKFKIATRDNQNFEPFMALELHEKGLTDVHGRFFEDEAFSVKEEDVNEFDRMFPQKEKGNPQINISQYEIKP, from the coding sequence ATGAAAATGGAAGTAAAAATAGAACAAACATCTTTAAAAGATTACTCTATAACAGAAAACATAACAAGAGAAGCATTTTGGAACTTATACAATCCAGGATGTAGTGAACACTTTATACTACACTTGTTAAGAGAAAGCGCCAGTTACATTAAAGAATTGGACTGCATTGCAATTGTAGATAAAAAAATAGTTGGACACATTATTTCAACAAAAGCTAAGGTCATAGATACTCAAGGTGTAAACCAAGAAGTACTATGTATTGGTCCATTTGCCGTTTTGCCTGAATTTCAGAAGCATGGAATTGGAAGCAAATTGATGAACTACTCAATAACAACTGCCAAAAAATTAGGATATAAAGGCATGATACTATTCGGTAATCCCGACTATTACCACCGTTTTGGTTTTATCAATGCAGAAAAATTCAAAATAGCAACTAGAGATAATCAAAACTTTGAGCCTTTCATGGCTTTAGAACTTCATGAGAAAGGACTTACTGATGTTCATGGGCGATTTTTTGAAGACGAAGCTTTTTCTGTAAAAGAAGAAGATGTGAATGAGTTCGACAGAATGTTTCCTCAAAAAGAAAAAGGGAACCCTCAGATTAATATATCTCAATATGAAATAAAGCCATGA
- a CDS encoding isoprenylcysteine carboxylmethyltransferase family protein produces the protein MRTKYLIKTLGTSLFFTMILFISAWRIDYWQGFVFWGTNLITGLMNFWTIKNDSELMSERSKVGDGAKSWDKIILGLSGITYLISVVVAGLDSGRFQWSPNFHWSVYFIGFMLTIIGQVIFLTARKENKYFSSVVRIQTDRKHSVCESGIYKIVRHPGYLGMIISLIAMPLLTGAIWSYIPIIASVILLIIRTYMEDKTLKKELTGYIEYTQKTRKRLIPKIW, from the coding sequence ATGAGAACAAAATATTTAATAAAAACATTAGGAACATCATTGTTTTTCACAATGATTCTATTCATCTCAGCCTGGAGAATAGACTATTGGCAAGGATTTGTTTTTTGGGGAACAAATCTGATAACCGGATTAATGAATTTTTGGACAATAAAAAATGATTCAGAGCTTATGAGTGAACGGTCAAAGGTTGGTGATGGAGCAAAATCATGGGACAAGATCATTCTCGGTTTATCTGGTATCACATATTTGATAAGTGTTGTGGTAGCCGGACTTGATTCTGGTCGCTTTCAATGGTCGCCAAACTTTCATTGGAGTGTTTATTTTATTGGATTTATGCTAACCATTATTGGACAGGTTATTTTTCTGACTGCAAGAAAAGAAAATAAATACTTCTCAAGCGTTGTTAGAATTCAAACAGATAGAAAACATTCTGTTTGCGAATCAGGAATATACAAAATTGTAAGACATCCCGGATATCTAGGGATGATAATTTCTTTGATTGCTATGCCTTTGTTAACGGGGGCAATCTGGAGTTACATTCCGATAATAGCTTCTGTAATATTATTAATCATAAGAACTTATATGGAAGATAAAACCTTAAAAAAAGAACTAACAGGATATATAGAATACACTCAAAAAACAAGAAAACGGTTAATTCCTAAAATTTGGTAA